A window of Pseudocalidococcus azoricus BACA0444 contains these coding sequences:
- a CDS encoding sulfate ABC transporter substrate-binding protein — MFGFGRKLKRWVALFIAGVSLTGLVAACGPSDSPQGGGTATEAKPDAEITLVSFAVTKAAHDAIIPLFKEKWQKEHNQNVIFKQSYGGSGSQTRAVIDGLEADVVHLALATDVDKIAEAGLTSPEWATKAPNNGIVSKSVAAIITRNGNPKGIKTWADLTKPGNTFITANPKTSGGARWNFLALWGAKTQTGGTPEQAKEFVAAAYKNVPVLAKDARESTDVFAKQGQGDALLNYENEVILANLNNENLTYIIPDVNISIDNPVAVVDKNVEKHGTQAVAKAFVEFLYTPEAQKEFAKVGFRSVDSGVEKEFASQFPTIKTLFTVQDLGGWSKVNQEFFADGAIFDQIYTK, encoded by the coding sequence ATGTTCGGTTTTGGGCGAAAGCTAAAGCGGTGGGTGGCACTATTTATTGCTGGAGTCAGCTTAACGGGGCTAGTTGCTGCCTGTGGCCCGAGTGATTCTCCCCAAGGAGGCGGAACAGCCACTGAAGCGAAACCCGATGCTGAAATTACCCTAGTTTCGTTCGCGGTGACCAAAGCTGCCCACGATGCAATCATTCCCCTGTTCAAAGAGAAATGGCAGAAAGAACATAATCAAAACGTGATCTTCAAGCAGAGCTATGGCGGTTCTGGCAGTCAGACTCGAGCCGTGATTGACGGTTTAGAAGCCGACGTGGTGCATCTAGCCCTGGCAACCGATGTGGATAAAATTGCCGAAGCGGGTTTAACCAGTCCTGAATGGGCCACAAAAGCCCCGAATAATGGCATTGTCTCGAAATCTGTAGCAGCAATTATCACCCGTAATGGCAACCCCAAAGGCATTAAAACCTGGGCAGATTTGACTAAACCGGGAAATACCTTTATTACCGCTAACCCAAAAACATCCGGTGGGGCGCGTTGGAATTTCCTGGCTCTTTGGGGCGCAAAAACTCAGACGGGGGGTACACCTGAACAGGCGAAGGAATTTGTGGCGGCTGCCTATAAAAATGTTCCTGTTCTGGCTAAGGATGCACGCGAATCTACAGATGTTTTTGCCAAGCAGGGTCAGGGAGATGCCCTCCTGAACTATGAAAACGAGGTCATCTTAGCGAATTTAAATAATGAAAACCTGACCTATATCATTCCTGATGTCAATATCTCAATTGATAATCCGGTCGCGGTGGTTGACAAAAATGTTGAGAAACATGGAACACAGGCAGTGGCCAAGGCGTTTGTGGAATTTCTCTACACACCAGAGGCCCAGAAAGAATTTGCTAAAGTTGGGTTTCGTTCCGTTGATTCAGGCGTTGAGAAGGAATTCGCCAGCCAGTTTCCGACCATCAAAACTCTATTTACCGTGCAAGATTTAGGCGGTTGGTCAAAAGTTAACC
- a CDS encoding metal ABC transporter solute-binding protein, Zn/Mn family — MIKSLSSQPHPSQQLSKLAPLLGMMAVIAGCQGEPPTANAPAEPKMKVITTFLPMTQFTKAVAGDRAEVIQLLPTNVGPHDYQARPEDVQRLTQANVLVKNGLEMESFLDNIIANAENPNLKVIDTSQGVKTITSASISGEADNHDHDHDHHDSEAGTTKSAEGHHHGEFNPHIWLDLKRAIVQVENIRNGLIAADPGGEVIYQANAAAFITQLQSLDREITTLLQPFQGKTFVVFHDVAPYFAQSYNLKATYLVDIPEDNPSPADVSRITKAVDGANLRAILTEPQANENTFAALAQDLNVQISIFDPMETGPETAVEPSYYLNTMRKNAQNLTIAFGGKVKSQQIHWLPGHLAILPAQVRQSQMVKVGF, encoded by the coding sequence ATGATTAAGTCTTTGTCGAGCCAGCCTCACCCCAGTCAGCAATTGTCCAAACTAGCCCCTCTCCTGGGCATGATGGCCGTAATTGCGGGTTGTCAGGGAGAACCGCCCACAGCCAATGCCCCGGCAGAACCCAAGATGAAGGTGATTACGACCTTCTTGCCTATGACCCAGTTTACAAAGGCTGTGGCTGGAGACCGGGCTGAAGTGATTCAACTATTACCGACCAATGTTGGCCCTCATGATTACCAGGCCCGTCCAGAGGATGTCCAACGCTTAACCCAGGCCAATGTCTTAGTCAAAAATGGCCTGGAGATGGAAAGCTTTTTAGACAACATCATCGCCAATGCAGAAAATCCGAACCTGAAGGTGATTGATACGAGCCAAGGGGTTAAGACGATTACCAGTGCATCCATCAGTGGTGAGGCCGATAATCACGATCATGATCATGACCACCATGACAGTGAAGCTGGCACAACCAAATCTGCTGAGGGACATCATCATGGCGAGTTTAATCCCCACATTTGGCTGGACCTAAAGCGTGCCATTGTCCAGGTGGAAAATATTCGCAATGGTTTAATTGCTGCGGATCCAGGGGGAGAAGTAATCTATCAAGCTAACGCTGCTGCCTTTATTACTCAGTTACAAAGCCTTGATCGGGAAATTACCACCCTACTGCAACCCTTTCAGGGTAAAACCTTTGTTGTTTTCCATGATGTTGCCCCCTATTTTGCCCAAAGTTATAACCTCAAGGCGACCTATCTAGTAGATATTCCCGAAGATAATCCCTCTCCGGCCGATGTTAGTCGGATTACTAAAGCTGTTGATGGGGCAAACCTGCGGGCTATTTTGACTGAACCCCAGGCCAATGAAAATACCTTTGCGGCCCTCGCTCAGGACTTAAATGTTCAAATCAGCATATTTGATCCCATGGAAACCGGCCCAGAAACAGCGGTAGAACCTAGTTATTATTTGAATACGATGCGTAAAAATGCCCAGAACTTAACCATCGCGTTTGGGGGCAAAGTCAAATCCCAGCAGATCCATTGGCTGCCGGGCCATCTGGCGATTCTTCCAGCTCAGGTTAGGCAGTCCCAGATGGTCAAGGTTGGATTTTAG
- a CDS encoding metal ABC transporter ATP-binding protein, whose amino-acid sequence MVESVLAVEGLTVVRGQNTVVENVSFKICAGTDTAIVGPNGAGKSTLVQAILGILPHQSGQVQVLGTPLSTTGWLPMGCRQHIAYLPQNFLVDRRIPVTVGELVGLGWGGREWEIPWLKLPQRRRAVHQALARVNASHLYHQSIGHLSGGEIKRVLLAYCLVFPRRLLILDEAPAGLDVRGEADFYDLLYQLKREEDWAILQISHDLDMVRRHCDQVLCLNRRLLCQGTPDVALAPETLALAYGTEFVQYRHTH is encoded by the coding sequence TTGGTCGAATCTGTGCTTGCTGTTGAAGGCTTAACCGTTGTCCGCGGTCAAAACACCGTGGTTGAAAACGTCTCATTTAAGATTTGTGCGGGGACAGATACGGCAATTGTCGGGCCCAATGGAGCCGGTAAAAGTACTCTCGTCCAGGCCATCTTAGGGATTCTGCCCCATCAGTCTGGACAAGTCCAAGTCTTGGGAACACCCCTGAGTACTACGGGTTGGTTGCCTATGGGTTGTCGTCAGCACATTGCCTATCTGCCCCAAAACTTTTTAGTGGATCGGCGGATTCCCGTAACGGTTGGGGAATTGGTTGGCCTGGGTTGGGGGGGGAGGGAGTGGGAAATTCCCTGGTTAAAATTGCCCCAACGGCGGCGGGCGGTTCACCAGGCCTTGGCCCGTGTCAATGCCAGTCATCTCTATCACCAGTCCATTGGGCATTTATCCGGTGGGGAGATCAAGCGGGTCTTGTTGGCCTATTGTTTGGTATTTCCGCGGCGGTTACTGATTTTGGATGAAGCTCCAGCCGGCCTGGATGTGCGGGGCGAAGCAGATTTTTACGACCTCCTCTATCAACTCAAACGAGAAGAAGATTGGGCGATCCTGCAAATTTCCCATGATCTGGATATGGTGCGCCGCCACTGTGATCAAGTCCTATGCTTAAATCGCCGCTTACTCTGTCAGGGAACGCCGGATGTGGCCCTAGCCCCAGAAACCCTTGCCCTCGCCTATGGGACAGAGTTTGTTCAATATCGTCATACCCACTAG
- a CDS encoding metal ABC transporter permease — protein MSLSAELTRIIDLFQLPFMQRAVLSGILTGLMGGILGSFTILRQLSFFSDALGHSALLGISLGLFLGINPTLMLLPFAVFFALGVTYLLEKTQLSSDALLNIIYSSSLSAAIILLSFMGTYRGGLNNLLFGDILAVRNIELATSGILLILCVVFIALTVRTQLLITLHEPLAQAQGINVYWQRNFFIVLLALVVAVSIRAVGVLLISAFIVIPACAARLLSQKFSTYVVLAALLGASSAVMGMLVSAAFNLPSGPSIVCMQMFIFISAAIHRSLKSLAH, from the coding sequence ATGTCTCTCAGTGCTGAGTTAACCCGGATTATTGATCTGTTTCAACTCCCCTTTATGCAACGGGCCGTGCTGAGCGGGATTTTAACCGGCCTGATGGGGGGGATTTTGGGGAGTTTTACAATTCTGCGCCAATTGTCATTTTTTAGTGATGCTCTCGGACATTCAGCCCTGTTGGGAATTAGCCTCGGCTTATTTTTAGGGATTAACCCCACCCTGATGCTATTACCCTTTGCAGTATTTTTTGCCCTTGGAGTGACTTACCTGTTAGAGAAAACCCAGTTAAGCTCCGATGCTCTGCTGAATATTATTTATTCATCCTCCTTATCAGCAGCTATTATTCTCCTGAGTTTCATGGGAACCTATCGGGGCGGGCTGAATAATTTGTTATTTGGCGACATTTTGGCGGTGCGGAACATTGAGTTAGCGACTAGCGGCATTTTACTCATCCTTTGCGTGGTTTTTATTGCCTTAACGGTGCGGACTCAATTATTGATTACTCTCCATGAACCCTTAGCCCAGGCCCAGGGTATTAATGTCTATTGGCAACGTAACTTCTTTATTGTCCTTTTGGCCTTGGTGGTGGCGGTTTCAATTCGGGCCGTGGGGGTGTTGCTCATTAGTGCCTTTATTGTCATCCCGGCCTGTGCTGCCCGGTTGCTTAGTCAAAAGTTTAGTACCTATGTGGTTCTTGCGGCTCTTTTGGGGGCCAGTAGTGCCGTGATGGGGATGTTAGTTTCTGCTGCCTTCAATTTGCCCTCTGGCCCGAGTATTGTCTGTATGCAAATGTTCATTTTTATCAGTGCGGCGATTCATCGGTCTCTCAAATCATTAGCCCATTGA